In Plasmodium falciparum 3D7 genome assembly, chromosome: 5, the following proteins share a genomic window:
- a CDS encoding erythrocyte membrane protein 1, PfEMP1: MGPPGITGTQGETAKHMFDRIGKQVYETVKNEAENYISELEGKLSQATLLGERVSSLKTCQLVEDYRSKANGDVKRYPCANRSPVRFSDESRSQCTYNRIKDNETDDNACGACAPYRRLHLCDYNLEKMGKTSTTKHDLLAEVCMAAKYEGDSIKTHYTIHKHTNNDSAAELCTELARSFADIGDIIRGKDLYLGDIKKKQNGKKTEREKLEENLKRIFGKIHEDVTNGKKEVLKTRYKDINDPEFFKLREDWWTANRATVWKAITCHAGESDKYFRNTCNDSEHSGTFSQPNKYCRCNGDKPGEDKANVDPPTYFDYVPQYLRWFEEWAEDFCRIRKHKLKNAKEQCREKYKSGTDRYCSRNGYDCTQTIRGRNILVSDSECTNCSVVCTPFVKWIENKKLEFEKQKGKYTKEIEKANGTSNGTTIRTQYGTINNMYRKDFYQQLQSGYGDVNAFLELLNKETTCKDHPKVEEKSDIDFNEGTEKTFSHTEYCETCPWCATKKKGIDGNWEEQKYEEGCENYLMKPIDESKSTDIDLLVKDTSGTTMVEKLGGLCNDSSKRTVQMENWQCHYEKKSQYEDGFDKDYCVLKDDKKKKPEHRTIKSYYTLFPNWINEMLKDSIDWSKELKTCINNEKPTNCIRECKSKCDCFKKWVVQKEQEWKQLEEHYEKENFSGDFGPRISPYVTLEGNLQYSYLEMIRKYYAQEKPVQEIEQIIEKNKNNFEVKEDDNSITKFLQQEKGIATKCIEKQEECKQQKKQQRQKQPADKVVSRSGASPDTASPDTKATEEKEEEEEEEEEEDLGEESEEPEDQAVVDQDGQGETTEKKVPATTEEGSPKETTTPEKSVDVCKTVAELFSNVDNLKEACTQKYGGNNSRLGWKCIPTSGGEKATGGSGESTGSDATTGGSICVPPRRRRLYVTPLTTWASGGTTQVETQASGGNTETSQVSGETTPQGQTPSESEAQTASQDPSEKLRTAFIESAAVETFFLWDRYKKENTKRQSVLPLLEPINGDTISDDNNPEKLLKVGKIPPDFLRLMFYTLGDYRDILFSSSNTSDTTGKETPSSSNDNLKNIVIEAGGTDEKDKQKMKEIQQKIDKILKQSGTTPPTPVTHSPSSGTTPSSWWENNAKHIWKGMVCALTYKDNTNGGPPTQDNDLKKALWDDKTNEPKKSEYKYDQVELKEENSGTGVTKGHAEAPGDNTPLSKFVLRPPYFRYLEEWGETFCRERTRRLGKIKGECKVDDSGSGRGGVIKRQYSGDGEDCDKVHEDPTTLPDLGSSCPKSCSSYRKWIKIKKDEYEKQQKAYEQQKKNCEKESEGVENKSDICDQKFLQNLKNYGSIDSFLDRLKKGPCSKTYNESGEDNNKIFEDTEKTFGHQNYCGPCSEFKINCEKGNCDKTKGQECNGKKTIDAQNFEQMGQTAKEFVMRVSDNDTTKFEGHGLEDCNGAGIFKGIKENKWKCDKVCGYVVCKPKNGNGKNEGTYIIQIRALVRRWVEYFLEDYNKIRKKLKPCINDGKEPKCIKTCDKKCNCAGKWIKLKQDEWENIKNRFNEQYKNGNEGDYPVKTILEELISRIAAATDKAERGSLDKLKTSLGCNCSDNSQKKNTDERDIVECLLEKLQVKATSCQSQHSDKTEQQCQEYTPEPDEEDLLLEEENENQVENQKVGNKAPAFCPPPEKPPKEEPDEKCGDKEEEKEQEEEKDKGNEEQSGAPSSPSPSEGTKELPPPPEPPEEAKPPEPVKPTPAPAPAAPPAAPAQPTLPADEPFNRDILATTIPFGIAFALGSIAFLFLKKKTKSTIDLLRVINIPKSDYDIPTKLSPNRYIPYTSGKYRGKRYIYLEGDSGTDSGYTDHYSDITSSSESEYEEMDINDIYVPGSPKYKTLIEVVLEPSGNNTTASGNNTTASDTQNDIQNDGIPSNKFSDNEWNTLKDDFISQYLQSEQPNDLPNDYKSGNVTLNTEPNILYFDKPEEKPFITSIHDRNLYTGEEYSYNINMSTNSMDDIPINRDNNVYSGIDLINDALNGDYDIYDEMLKRKENELFGTNHVKQTSIHSVAKNTNSDPIHNQLELFHKWLDRHRDMCEQWENHHERLAKLKEEWENETHSGNTHPSDSNKTLNTDVSIQIDMDDGKPKKEFTNMDTILEDLDKYNEPYYDVQDDIYYDVNDHDTSTVNPNNMEKPSKVKIELDVNKKTIKEKYPISDVWDI; the protein is encoded by the exons ATGGGGCCGCCAGGTATTACTGGTACGCAGGGTGAAACTGCCAAACATATGTTTGATAGGATAGGGAAACAAGTGTACGAAACAGTGAAAAATGAAGCTGAAAATTATATTAGTGAATTGGAAGGAAAGTTGTCACAAGCAACACTTTTGGGGGAAAGAGTTAGCAGCCTTAAAACATGCCAACTTGTAGAGGATTATCGTAGTAAGGCTAATGGTGATGTTAAAAGGTATCCGTGCGCTAATAGATCACCAGTTCGTTTTTCCGATGAAAGTCGAAGTcaatgtacatataatagAATAAAAGATAATGAAACCGATGATAATGCATGTGGCGCCTGCGCGCCGTATCGACGTTTACATTTATGTGATTATAATTTGGAAAAAATGGGCAAAACGTCGACAACGAAGCATGATTTGTTGGCAGAAGTATGTATGGCAGCAAAATACGAAGGGGACTCAATAAAAACACATTATACAATACATAAACACACAAATAATGATTCTGCTGCTGAATTATGTACTGAGTTGGCACGAAGTTTTGCAGATATTGGAGACATTATACGAGGAAAAGATCTGTATCTCggtgatataaaaaaaaagcaaaatggaaaaaaaacagaaagagaaaaattagaagagaatttaaaaagaattttcGGGAAAATACATGAGGACGTGACGAATGGGAAGAAGGAGGTGCTAAAAACACGCTACAAAGATATTAATGATCcagaattttttaaattacgAGAAGATTGGTGGACTGCGAATCGCGCCACAGTATGGAAAGCCATCACATGTCATGCAGGAGAAAGTGATAAATATTTTCGAAACACATGCAATGATAGTGAACATAGTGGAACTTTTTCTCAACCTAATAAATACTGCCGGTGTAACGGCGACAAACCAGGTGAAGACAAGGCAAATGTCGATCCCCCAACCTATTTTGATTATGTGCCGCAGTATCTTCGCTGGTTCGAGGAATGGGCAGAAGATTTTTGTAGAATAAGGaaacataaattaaaaaatgctAAAGAACAATGTcgtgaaaaatataaaagtggTACGGATCGATATTGTAGCCGTAATGGCTACGATTGCACACAAACTATTAGAGGAAGAAACATTCTTGTCTCCGATTCGGAATGTACTAACTGCTCTGTTGTATGCACTCCTTTTGTAAAATGGATAGAGAACAAAAAACTGGAAtttgaaaaacaaaaaggaaaatatacaaaagaaatagaaaaagCAAACGGAACATCAAACGGAACAACAATAAGAACTCAATATGGaacaattaataatatgtatagaAAAGATTTTTATCAACAACTACAAAGTGGCTATGGAGATGTCAATGCTTTTTTAGAATTgttaaataaagaaacaaCATGCAAAGATCACCCTAAAGTGGAAGAAAAATCTGATATTGATTTCAATGAAGGTACTGAAAAAACATTTTCTCATACGGAATATTGCGAAACCTGTCCGTGGTGTGctaccaaaaaaaaaggaattgaTGGAAACTGGGAAGAACAAAAGTATGAAGAAGGATGCGAAAACTATTTAATGAAACCCATTGATGAAAGTAAAAGTACTGATATTGATTTGCTTGTCAAGGATACGTCAGGAACAACTATGGTGGAGAAACTAGGAGGTTTGTGTAACGATTCTTCTAAAAGAACTGTTCAAATGGAAAATTGGCAATgtcattatgaaaaaaaaagtcaATATGAAGATGGTTTTGATAAGGATTATTGTGTACTAAAagatgacaaaaaaaaaaaaccagaACATAGGACAATTAAATCCTATTATACCTTATTTCCAAATTGGATAAATGAAATGTTAAAAGATTCGATAGATTGGAGTAAAGAACTTAAAACctgtataaataatgaaaaaccAACTAATTGTATACGTGAGTGTAAAAGTAAATGCgattgttttaaaaaatgggTTGTACAAAAAGAACAAGAATGGAAACAATTAGAAGAACactatgaaaaagaaaattttagtGGAGATTTTGGTCCAAGAATTAGTCCTTATGTGACTCTTGAAGGGAATTTACAATACAGTTATTTGGAAATGATTCGAAAGTATTATGCACAAGAAAAACCCGTACAAGAAATTGAACAaataattgaaaaaaataagaacaaTTTCGAAGTTAAAGAAGATGATAATTCAATAACCAAGTTCTTACAGCAAGAAAAAGGAATTGCCACCAAATGCATAGAAAAACAGGAAGAATGCAAgcaacaaaaaaaacaacaacgACAAAAACAACCCGCCGATAAAGTTGTCTCCCGCTCCGGCGCCTCACCCGACACCGCCTCACCCGACACTAAGGCCACTGAGGAaaaggaagaagaagaagaggaagaagaagaagaggaCCTCGGCGAGGAGTCGGAGGAGCCGGAGGACCAAGCGGTGGTAGACCAGGATGGGCAGGGGGAGACCACAGAAAAGAAGGTACCGGCGACCACAGAAGAGGGATCACCAAAAGAAACAACAACACCAGAGAAGTCAGTAGACGTTTGCAAAACGGTGGCCGAACTATTTAGTAACGTGGACAATCTGAAAGAAGCCTGCACACAAAAATATGGCGGAAATAACTCACGTTTAGGTTGGAAGTGCATACCAACTAGTGGTGGTGAAAAAGCCACAGGTGGTAGTGGTGAATCCACTGGTAGTGATGCCACCACCGGTGGTAGTATTTGTGTGCCACCGCGAAGACGACGATTATATGTCACACCACTAACGACATGGGCGAGTGGTGGTACCACACAGGTGGAGACACAGGCGAGTGGTGGTAACACGGAGACGTCACAAGTTAGTGGTGAGACAACACCACAAGGTCAAACACCATCAGAAAGTGAGGCCCAAACTGCGTCACAAGATCCTAGTGAAAAACTACGTACTGCATTTATTGAATCTGCTGCTGTagaaactttttttttatgggaTAGGtacaaaaaggaaaacaCGAAGAGACAAAGTGTGTTACCACTACTAGAACCCATCAACGGTGATACTATCAGTGATGACAATAACCCCGAAAAACTGTTAAAAGTTGGTAAGATACCCCCCGATTTTTTGAGATTAATGTTTTATACATTAGGTGATTATagagatatattatttagtaGTAGTAACACAAGTGACACAACTGGTAAAGAGACACctagtagtagtaatgacAACCTCAAAAATATTGTGATTGAAGCTGGTGGTACTGACGAGAAGGACAAGCagaaaatgaaagaaatacAACAGAAAATAGATAAAATTCTCAAACAAAGTGGCACAACTCCTCCCACACCTGTCACCCACTCCCCATCTAGTGGTACAACCCCCTCCTCCTGGTGGGAAAATAATGCAAAACATATATGGAAAGGAATGGTTTGTGCACTAACATACAAAGACAACACGAATGGTGGACCACCAACACAGGATAATGATTTGAAAAAGGCACTTTGGGACGACAAAACGAACGAGCCAAAAAAAAGCGAATACAAATACGACCAAGTGGAActtaaagaagaaaatagtGGTACTGGCGTCACCAAAGGCCACGCTGAAGCCCCTGGTGATAACACTCCCCTGTCCAAATTTGTGTTACGCCCCCCTTATTTCCGTTACCTTGAAGAATGGGGTGAAACATTTTGTAGGGAACGGACGAGGAGGTTGGGGAAGATAAAGGGGGAGTGTAAGGTGGATGACAGTGGAAGTGGTCGTGGTGGTGTTATAAAACGACAATATAGTGGGGATGGGGAAGATTGTGACAAGGTTCATGAGGATCCTACTACACTTCCGGATTTAGGTTCCAGTTGTCCCAAATCTTGTAGTTCTTATAGAAaatggataaaaataaaaaaagacgAATATGAGAAACAACAAAAGGCATatgaacaacaaaaaaaaaactgcGAAAAGGAAAGTGAGGGTGTTGAAAATAAATCTGATATTTGTGATCAAAAATTTCTTCAAAATCTTAAAAACTATGGGTCAATTGATTCATTTTTAGATAGATTAAAAAAAGGACCATGTTCTAAAACTTATAATGAGAGTGGagaggataataataaaatatttgagGATACAGAGAAAACGTTTGGACATCAAAATTATTGTGGTCCATGTTCtgaatttaaaataaattgtgAAAAAGGTAATTGCGATAAGACTAAAGGACAGGAGTGCAATGGTAAAAAGACTATTGATGCACAAAATTTTGAACAAATGGGACAGACTGCTAAAGAATTTGTTATGCGTGTCAGTGATAATGATACAACGAAATTTGAAGGTCATGGTTTAGAGGATTGTAACGGTGCAGGTATCTTTAAAggtattaaagaaaataaatggaAATGTGATAAGGTATGTGGTTATGTTGTATGTAAACCGAAAAACGGTAATGGAAAAAATGAAGGTACATACATTATACAAATTAGAGCATTGGTTAGACGTTGGgtagaatattttttagaagattataataaaattagaaaaaaattaaagccATGTATAAATGATGGTAAAGAAcctaaatgtataaaaacttgtgataaaaaatgtaattgtGCTGGAAAATGGATAAAGCTGAAACAAGATGAAtgggaaaatataaaaaatcgTTTCAATGAGCAATATAAAAATGGCAATGAAGGTGATTACCCAGTGAAAACTATTTTGGAGGAATTGATATCCCGAATTGCTGCTGCAACTGATAAAGCAGAACGTGGGAGTTTAGATAAATTAAAGACGTCCCTTGGATGTAATTGCTCTGATAactcacaaaaaaaaaatactgaCGAAAGAGATATCGTAGAATGTTTGCTTGAAAAGCTTCAAGTAAAAGCAACATCTTGTCAATCCCAACATAGTGACAAAACAGAACAACAGTGTCAAGAATACACCCCTGAACCCGATGAAGAGGACTTACTCcttgaagaagaaaatgaaaaccAAGTGGAAAATCAAAAAGTGGGAAATAAAGCGCCAGCATTTTGTCCACCTCCAGAAAAACCACCGAAAGAGGAACCAGATGAAAAGTGTGGagataaagaagaagaaaaagaacaaGAGGAGGAAAAAGACAAAGGAAATGAAGAACAAAGTGGCGCCCCTTCATCACCATCACCTAGTGAAGGCACAAAGGAACTTCCACCTCCACCTGAACCCCCAGAGGAAGCCAAACCCCCGGAACCAGTCAAACCAACACCAGCACCGGCCCCTGCGGCGCCTCCAGCAGCACCAGCACAACCAACCCTCCCTGCGGACGAGCCATTCAATCGTGACATCCTGGCAACGACCATCCCTTTTGGTATTGCTTTCGCTTTAGGATCTAttgcttttttatttttgaag aaaaaaaccAAATCTACTATTGATCTTTTGCGTGTTATTAATATCCCCAAAAGTGATTATGATATACCGACAAAACTTTCACCCAATAGATATATACCTTATACTAGTGGTAAATACAGAGGCAAACGGTACATTTACCTTGAAGGAGATAGTGGAACTGATAGTGGTTACACCGATCATTATAGTGATATTACTTCATCTTCCGAAAGTGAGTATGAAGAGAtggatattaatgatatatatgtacctGGTAGTCCTAAATATAAAACGTTGATAGAAGTGGTACTTGAACCTAGTGGTAACAACACAACAGCTAGTGGTAACAACACAACAGCTAGTGATACACAAaatgatatacaaaatgatgGTATACCTAGTAATAAATTTAGTGATAATGAGTGGAATACATTGAAAGATGATTTTATATCACAATATCTACAAAGTGAACAACCAAATGATTTAccaaatgattataaaagtGGAAATGTTACTTTAAATACAGAacctaatattttatattttgataaacCTGAAGAAAAACCTTTTATTACTTCTATTCATGATAGAAATTTATATACTGGAGAAGAATatagttataatattaatatgagtACTAATAGTATGGATGATATTCCAATTAATCGTGATAATAATGTTTATAGTGGTATAGATTTAATTAATGACGCACTAAATGGTGATTATGACATTTACGATGAAATGTTGAAacgaaaagaaaatgaattatttggGACAAATCATGTGAAACAAACAAGTATACATAGTGTTgcaaaaaatacaaatagtGACCCCATACACAACCAACTGGAACTATTCCATAAATGGTTAGATCGACATAGAGATATGTGCGAACAGTGGGAAAATCATCACGAACGATTAGCCAAATTGAAAGAAGAGTGGGAAAATGAGACACATAGTGGTAACACTCACCCTAGTGATAGTAACAAAACGTTAAATACTGATGTTTCTATACAGATAGATATGGATGATGGAAAACCAAAGAAGGAATTTACTAATATGGATACTATCTTGGAAGATctggataaatataatgaacctTATTATGATGTGCAAgatgatatttattatgatgtAAATGATCATGATACATCAACTGTAAATCctaataatatggaaaaacCTAGTAAGGTAAAGATTGAATTagatgtaaataaaaagacGATAAAAGAGAAATATCCTATATCAGATGTGtgggatatataa
- a CDS encoding rifin: MKLHCSKILLFSLQLNILITSSYVNNKNKPYITPHTSAITSRVLNECDLYMPNYDKDADMKSVKENFDRQSSRRFEEYEERMITNRQKYKEQCEKDIQKIILKDKIEKLLEEKVEKCCLICGCGLGGGVAPFVGLFGGLAVNEMKKAAVVAATDVGIKEAIKEVGSIFYLADGSTMEWTKMINAGNYSQKMSLVEIVTILKNKCEEDEALAGPLFCKASEAATESGEVFEFSGNISRMAANAAEAAGNAANGKYAEMTSVGTICSNPVVISAIVVVIIAVILLIIYLILRYRRKKKMKQKQQYTKLLNQ, encoded by the exons atgaaactaCACTGctctaaaatattattattttcgcttcaattaaatatattgataacATCATCATAT gtaaataataaaaataaaccatACATCACACCACATACATCTGCTATTACATCAAGAGTATTAAACGAATGTGACCTATATATGCCCAATTATGATAAAGATGCGGATATGAAATCTGTGAAGGAAAATTTCGATCGACAATCATCACGACGTTTTGAAGAATACGAAGAACGTATGATCACAAACAGACAAAAATACAAAGAACAATGTGAAAAGGATATAcagaaaattattttaaaagataaaatcgAAAAGTTATTAGAAGAAAAAGTAGAAAAATGTTGTCTTATATGTGGGTGTGGGTTAGGAGGTGGTGTTGCACCATTTGTTGGATTATTTGGTGGACTTGCTGTAAATGAGATGAAAAAAGCTGCTGTGGTTGCTGCTACGGATGTGGGTATAAAAGAAGCCATTAAAGAAGTCGGAAGTATATTTTACTTAGCTGATGGATCTACTATGGAATGGACGAAAATGATTAACGCAGGAAATTATAGTCAAAAAATGTCTCTTGTAGAGATAGTGACCATTCTAAAGAATAAGTGCGAGGAGGATGAAGCCCTTGCAGGTCCGTTATTTTGCAAGGCTTCAGAAGCTGCAACTGAAAGTGGTGAGGTTTTTGAGTTTAGTGGAAATATTTCTCGAATGGCAGCAAATGCTGCAGAAGCTGCTGGAAATGCAGCAAATGGAAAATATGCAGAAATGACAAGTGTTGGTACTATTTGTTCTAATCCTGTTGTAATTTCTGCTATAGTAGTAGTGATTATAGCTGTTAtacttttaattatttatttaattttacgttatagaaggaaaaaaaaaatgaaacaaaaacaacaatacacaaaattattaaatcaataa
- a CDS encoding rifin, with protein MKFSYFNILLFSIPLNILINDHSKYSSCKHTSNSKTTKPHRSLYECGLYSPANNDNDPEMKRVMQQFEDRTSQRFHEYDERMQSKRMQCKEQCDKEIQKIILKDKLEKQMEQQLNTLETKIDTDDIPTCVCEKSLADKVEKGCLRCGYGLGTVAPTVGLIGAVAVHVWKPMALEAAIEAAIAKSAAEISAAANAAGIQAGKIAVIESLKKLYVDYFWPEMSNYILNMSHYNGVANLTAFIHEPKFNVCKDAGEVILDKCNAFDMGFGILKKDGVTNGLLPKDAVPRVLKGIVGQAEGPAKVAADAARQTVTAEITEKETAAINTIFMSKQTAIIASVVAIVVIVLIMIIIYLILRYRRKKKMKKKLQYIKLLKE; from the exons atgaagttctcctattttaatatattactattttccattccattaaatatattg ATAAATGACCATAGTAAATATAGCAGCTGTAAACATACATCAAACAGTAAAACAACAAAACCACATAGATCATTATACGAATGTGGATTATATTCACCGgccaataatgataatgatccAGAAATGAAAAGGGTGATGCAACAATTTGAGGATCGTACATCACAAAGATTTCACGAATATGACGAACGTATGCAAAGTAAACGAATGCAATGTAAAGAACAGTGTGAtaaagaaatacaaaaaattatattaaaagataaattagaaaaaCAAATGGAACAACAGTTAAACACATTGGAAACAAAGATAGATACCGATGATATTCCCACATGTGTTTGCGAAAAATCCTTAGCAGATAAAGTGGAAAAAGGTTGTTTACGATGTGGGTATGGTCTAGGAACTGTTGCACCAACGGTTGGATTAATTGGTGCAGTTGCTGTGCATGTGTGGAAACCTATGGCACTTGAGGCCGCTATTGAAGCAGCTATAGCTAAGAGTGCTGCTGAGATTTCGGCTGCCGCTAATGCTGCAGGTATTCAGGCAGGTAAGATTGCAGTTATTgaatcattaaaaaaattgtatgTAGATTATTTTTGGCCTGAAATGTCGAACTACATTCTTAATATGAGTCATTATAATGGTGTCGCAAACCTTACTGCATTTATTCATGAACCTAAATTTAATGTCTGTAAGGATGCCGGTGAAGTTATTCTGGATAAATGCAATGCATTTGATATGGGTTTtggtatattaaaaaaagatggTGTTACTAATGGTCTTCTACCGAAAGATGCCGTACCAAGAGTGTTAAAGGGAATTGTTGGACAAGCCGAAGGGCCTGCTAAAGTCGCTGCTGATGCTGCTAGACAAACTGTTACTGCTGAAATCACAGAAAAAGAGACTGCTGCGATAAATACTATATTTATGAGTAAGCAGACTGCAATTATTGCTTCTGTTGTTGCAATAGTGGTCATAGttttaattatgataataatatatttgattttacGTTATcgtaggaaaaaaaaaatgaagaaaaaactccaatatataaaattattaaaagaatag